GCCCGCATGATCGGCCCCGCCGTGGGCGGACTGCTGATCGTCGCGATCGGCTCGGGGTGGGTGTTCATCGCGAACGCCGCGACCTTCCTGGCGATGCTCGTCGCGCTCACGCTCATGCGGCAGAACCAGCTCGCCCCCCGGCTGAAGAACCGCAGCCGCGGAGGTCTCGCGGCCGGCTTCCGCTACGTATGGGCCCGCAGCGACCTGCGCGTCGTGTTCGTGACGGTGTTCCTCATCGGCGCGTTCGGCATGAACTTCCCCATCTTCGCCTCGACGATGGCGATCGAGTTCGGGGCCGGCGCCGACGGTTACGGCGTGCTGAGCTCGATCCTCGCGATCGGCTCGCTGGCCGGGGCGCTCCTGGCTGCGCGGCGCGACCGCGCCAGAGTGCGCATCGTGATCCTCGCCGCCGGCGGCTTCGGCATCGTGGCGTTCGTGGCCGCGGCCATGCCGACCTACGCCCTCTACGCTGTGAGCCTCATGTTCACCGGCTTCACGATCGTGACGCTGCTGACCACGGCGAACGGCTACGTGCAGACGACGACGGATGCCGCGCTGCGCGGCCGGGTGCTGGCCCTCTACATGGCCGTCATCATGGGGTCGACGCCCGTGGGTGCGCCGATCGCCGGGTGGGTGGCCGACGCTGCCGGCCCTCGCGTCGCCATCATGCTCGGCGGCGCGGCCGGACTGCTGGCGTGCGGCATCGGCATCGCGTGGGTGCTGACCTCGGGCCGCCTGCACCGCGACGAGAAGCGCCGGTTCCTCATGACGCTCGACGAGACGCGGCCGGTGAGCATCATCGACGAGGTCGACCCCGTGGAGTTCAGCGACGAGGCCGCCGCGACCACGCCGATCCGCACCGCGAAGAAGCGCTGAGCGGCTCTGTCAACCCCCTGCACCCACGCGAAGGGCGAGCGTAGCGTCGCCGGCATGGATCAGAACACAGGACGCACGCCTCACCCCGAGGAGCCCGCAGAGGGCGCGCCCGGAGTGGGGACTCCCCCGATGCAGAGCGACGATTCCCGCGACGCGACGGCGCCGCAAGGCGACTACCCGGAGCATACGCCCGGGCACAATTCAGCGCCGGACGGGCGCACGGGCGACCAAGCAGACGAAGCCGACGCGGGCCCGGGATCGACGGGCGGCGCCATCCAGGGCGACAGTGACCGCGGCGAGTCGACCGGCGGTGCCATCCAGGGCGACGCAGGCCCCTCGCGGGAGGCACCGCTCGGCGGAGACGACACGACGGCCGAGCAGCTCGACGCCGACAATCCGGTCGAGGACGACAGCCTGAAGACCCTCGACCCGGACAACCCGCCGGCTTGACTGGCGGCGGCCGGCCTGACCGCCGGTGGCCGGCCTGACCGGCGGCGGCTGGGGCTCAGGACGCCTCGAGCACCACCCGCAGCTGTTCCACGGCCCAGTCGAGCTCGGTGGCGCGGACCACGATGGGCGGCGCGATGCGGATCGTCTGCCCGTGCGTGTCCTTGACGAGCACACCGCGATCGAGAAGCCTCTCGGCGATCTCGCGACCCGTGCCACGCGCAGGGTCGAGGTCGACGCCCGCCCACAGCCCCGCGATGCGCACGGCCGTGACACCGTGGCCGACGAGCGGCTGCAGCGCCTGCGCCAGGTGCTCGCCGAGCGCCCTGGCTCGCTCCTGGAACTCGCCGGATTCGAGCATCTCCACCACCCGCAGGCCCACAGCGGCCGCGAGCGGGTTGCCGCCGAACGTCGAGCCGTGCTCCCCCGGTCGGATCACACCCAGCACGTCGGCGTCGCCGACGACAGCGGAGACCGGGAGGATGCCGCCGCCGAGGGCCTTGCCCAGCAGGTAGAGGTCGGGCACGACGCCCTCGCGATCGCACGCGAAGGTCTCGCCCACACGGCCGAGTCCCGACTGGATCTCGTCGGCGATGAAGAGCACGCGGCGCTCGTCGCAGATCTCGCGGATGCGGCGGAGGTAGCCGTCTGGCGGGATGATCACGCCGCCCTCACCCTGGATGGGCTCGATCAGCACCGCGACCGTGTCGTCGGTGATCGCGGCGGCCACGGCATCCGCGTCGCCGTACGGCACGACGTCGAATCCCGGGGTGTACGGGCCGAAATCGTCGCGCGCCTGCTCGTCGTCGCTGAAGCTGACGATGGTCGTGGTGCGTCCGTGGAAGTTGCCGGCCGCGACGATGATCCGTGCCTTCCCGTCGGCCACGCCCTTGACCCGGTAGCCCCAGGCACGCGCCACCTTGATGCCGGTCTCGACGGCCTCGGCCCCGGTGTTCATCGGCAGCACCATGTCTTTGCCGGCGAGCGCGGCGAGCGCGGCGGCGAACGGCTCGAGACGGTCGCTCATGAAGGCGCGGCTGGGGAGCGTGACGCGCCCCAGCTGCTCGGTGAGCGCGGCGACGATCGCCGGATGCCGGTGCCCGAAGTTCACTGCGGAATACGCGGCGAGCAGGTCGAGGTAGCGCTTGCCCTCGACGTCGGTGACCCAGGCTCCCTCGCCGCGCGCGATCATCACGGGCAGCGGGTTGTAGTTGCGGGCGACGTGCGGCTCCGCCGCAGTCTCGACGGCGGTCACTCCGCGTCCCGAAGCTCGAGGGTGCAGCACTTGATGCCGCCGCCGCCGAGCAGCAGCTCCGACAGATCGACGGTGATGGGGTTGTAGCCGCGGTCGCGCAGCTGCTTCTCGAAGCCCTTCGCGCGGGGGGAGATGATCACGTTGTAGCCGTCACTCGACGAGTTGAGGCCGAAGACCGCGCCGTCCTCGTCGGACACGAGGATGGCGTCGGGGAAGCGCTCCTCGAGGATCTCGCGGCTCGCGTCGTCGAACGCGCCGGGCAGATACGCGATGGTGGGGTGCTCACCCTCGGGCACGACGGGGTCGAGCACCGCGATCGCCGTGTCGAGGTGGTAGAAGCGCGGGTCGACGAGGTTCAACGTGACGACCTCGCGGCCGAACACCTCCCCGACTTCGCGGTGGCTGTCGCCGGTCGAGCGGAACCCGGTGCCGGCGAGGATCACGTCGCCCGCGAGGAGGAAGTCTCCCTCACCCTCGTTGACCTCCTGCGGCTCGATCGTGTCGTAGCCGGCGGCACGGAACCAGTCGGCGAACGCGGGGGCCTCACCCTGACGCTCGACGAAGCGGAACTTCGGCACATAGGCGCGTCCGTCGATCACGAAGCCGCCGTTGGCCGTGTAGACCATGTCGGGGTAGCCGGGGAGCGGGTCGATGAGCTCGACGTCGTGGCCGAGTTCCACGTAGAGGTCGTACAGCTTCTGCCACTGCGCAACGGCCTTGGCCGTATCCGTGGGGTTGGCCGGCTCCATCCAGGGGTTGATGGAGTAGTTCACCGTGAAGTACTCGGGCCGGCACATGAGGTAGTGGCGGTGGTGCGCAGTGCGGGAGGGTGCTGCGGTGACGGCGGCTTCAGGCGTCGACATGGTGCTCCTTGACGAACAGGTGCGGCGGACGCTGTCCAGGGGCCCGGCGGTCCTTCGACCCGCGACGCTCGGAGCGGCGCGGGGAAGATGCGACTCGGGCACGCCGGCATCCATTCTGTCATCCGCGGCCTGTGCGTCGCCAGAGCGACCGGCGGGTATCAGGAGACGCGCAGCCGCTCCATCCGCCTCCGCCTCCCGCCCCGCCGCCGTCTCCTGCCCCGCCGAGTCCCGTGCCGTCGACACTGTGCGTTCCCGCCCGCCCTGTGTGTTCCCGCCCACCCTGTATGTTCCCGTGCCCGACACCGCACAGGCTCGACGCGAACACACAGGCTCGGCGCGCACACCGGCCCACGCGCAACCTCGCGCCGCACGCGCCGCACACACACGGAACGCCGCAGGCCCCCCGGCCGACTCAGCCCACGCGCACCACGAGCTTGCCCGCCACGTGCCCCGCCTCCATCCGGGCGAGGGCCTCGGCGCCTCGCTCGAACGGATACACCCCGGCGATCACGGGGGCGATGCGCCCCTCGGCGAGCAGCGAGAGCAGCGCCGTGAGCACCTCGGGCCGCGGCGAGGCGGCGAGCGGGCGGATGCGGGGGCCTCGCCCGAGCGAGAGGGCGACCGCGCGGAGCATTCGCGGCACGGGTCCGAGCACCGGGCCTCCCCCGCCCGCCACGAGGACGATGGTCCCGTCGTCGGACACGAGGCGGCGGAGGTCGCGCAGGTCGATGCCCCTGGCGATGTCCACGACCGCATCGAAGCGACCGGCCGGGATCACGGCGAGCGGCTCCCGGCGGTGATCGAACGTGCGCACCGCGCCGAGGCGCGATACCAGCGCGCGGTTGCGTTCCGCGCAGCTGGCCCATACCTCGGCGCCGCGGAGAGCCGCGAGCTGCACGGCGAACGTCCCGACTCCCCCGGATGCTCCGACGACGAGCACCCGAAGGCCGTGTCCGCCGATGCCGACGCCGGCCGCATCGAGCGCCTGCCATGCGGTTCCGGCGGCGATGGGCAGGGTCGCCGCGGCGGCCACGTCGACGCCGGGCGGCAAGGGGACGAGCCGCGACGCAGGCACGACGGCGTAGGGCGCGAGCCCTCCGCCGCCGACGAGCTCGCCGACGACCTCGTCACCGATCTCCACGCCGATGACCTGCGGGCCGGTGGCGACGACAGTGCCGACGGCGTCCATGCCGCGGATGGGCTGACGCGGCCGCGTGAGTCCGAACGCCGCCCGCACGAGCAGCGGGTCGCCCCGCAGCAGCCGCACGTCGCCCGCGTTGAGCGAGGTCGCGCGCATACGGAGCAGCACCTCACCCGAGCGAGGCTGCGGCACCGGTGCGCGGTCGAGGGTGATCCCGGATGCCGGACCATAGGTCTCGCGCCGCCACGCCTTCATCGATTCAGTCATGCGCGGCCTCCGGGTACTGGAACAGGTCGTCGATGCCGAGCCCGAACGCGCGGGCGATCTGGAACGCGAGCTCCAGCGTCGGCGAGTACCGCTGCTGCTCGATCGCGATGAGCGTCTGCCGGGTCACGCCGACGGTGCGGGCGAGCTCGGCCTGCGTGAGGCCGGCCGCCTCGCGATGCGCACGGATGCTGTTGGAGACGAGGGTCGGCTTGACCATCAGACGAGTCCGCGGCGGTAGGCGATGACGCCCGAGATCGTCAGCACCGCGCTGACCAGCCCGGACCAGGCCACGCGCTCGTGATAGACCATGACGCCTCCCATGTAAAAGATTCTTGACATGAGCGTAGGTGCGACCCGCGCAGATGTCAAGAATTCTTTACATTCAGATGACCGCCGCGCTCCACGCGTCGAGGTTGCCGAATCGGTGGGCCGTGATCGAGATCGACTGTTCGTGCAGGAAGGGCAGCAGCTCCAGCCGCCCCGCGGAGGTGACCTCCCCGTCGTACACGGCGAGGTCGGGGTCCCCGCCCACGGCGGCGGCGAGGGCGGCGTGCAGGGCCGCGATGCTGGCACGCGAGCCGACCAGGCGCACCCGGTCGGCGCGCGGCGCGACCGCGTCGAGCACGGCATCCGATTCGGATTCGGACTCGGGCGAGGCGTGAGCGCGGCTCGCGCGCATCCGGGCGATCCACTCCTCGTCGCTCTCCATGAAGACGACCGCGCCCACCTCGCCGAGCGCGTGCCGCACGGCAGGCGGCAGCCCGACGGGCGTCGACAGCGTGAAGCCGGCGCCGGCGCGCACGGCGGCGATCACGACGCGCAGCAGCTCCTGCCAGGCGGCGTCGCCGGTCGCCCTGATCTCCACCGGGACGGGGCGATAGCGGAAGAGGTTGCGCTCCACCTCGAGCCGGGAGACGTCGCGCACCTTGCCGAACTCGCGGTCCCACGCCAGCGCATCCGACAGGGCCGATCGTCGCAGCCATTCGAACGACTCGAAGTCGAGGGAGGGCTGGGCCGCCTCGATGAGCGTCGTGATCCGCGGATCGAGACCGCGCAGATGCAACGTGCTCGACACGGCGCCGGAGTGCTGCGACCGCCACGACCCGAGCCCCACGAGGTAGTTCGGGCCGCCGGCCTTCGCACCGGGTCCGACCGACGAGCGCTTCCATCCGCCGAAGGGCTGGCGCTGCACGATCGCGCCGGTGGTCCCGCGATTGACGTAGAGGTTGCCCGCCTGCACGCGATCGAGCCACAGCGCGAGGTCGTCGGGGTCCTGCGTGTGGAGTCCGGCGGTGAGACCGTAGGCCACGGCGTTCTGCAGCTCGATGGCCTTCTCCAGCGTGGGAGCGTGCATGATGCCGAGCACGGGGCCGAAGAACTCCTCGAGGTGGAAGCGGGAGCCGGGGCGCACGCCCACCCGGATGCCGGGGCTCCACAGACGCCCGGACTCATCGCCCTCGACGGGCCGTGGCTCGACCAGCCACTGCTCGTCGCCCTCCAGCTCCGTGAGCGCCCACGCGAGCTTGCCCCGCGGCTGCTCGATGACGGGGCCGACGTCGGCGAGCGGATCGGACGGCCATGCGACGTGCAGCGAACGGGTGGCGTCGGCGAGCTGACGGGCGAAGCGCTGCGAGCGTCCGACCGGGCCGACGAGGATGGCGAGGGACGCCGCGGAGCACTTCTGCCCCGCGTGCCCGAATGCGCTGCGGACGAGGTCCGACACGGCGAGGTCCAGATCGGCCGACGGCGTGATGACGAGGGCGTTCTTGCCGCTCGTCTCGGCGAGGAGCGGCAGGTCGGGGCGCCAGGAGCGGAAGAGCGCTGCGGTGTCCCACGACCCGGTGAGGATGACGCGGTCGACGGACGCGTGCGTGATGAGCTCGCGACCCAGCGCGTCCTCGTCGAGATCGACGAGCGCGAGGGCGTCGCGGGGGATGCCGGCGTCCCACAGCGCCTCAGCGATCACCGCGGCGCAGCGACGGGCCTGCGGAGCAGGTGAGAACATCACGCCGGAGCCCGCGGCGAGCGCGGCGAGAACCCCGCCCGCCGGGATGGCGAGGGGGAAGTTCCACGGCGGCGAGACCACGGTCACGCGTGACGGCACGAAGGCGGCACCGGCGATCGCGTCGAGCTCACGGGCCGTGGCGGCGTAGTAGCGCGCGAAGTCGACGGCCTCGCTGACCTCCGTGTCGGCTTCGGCGAACACCTTGCCCGTCTCGGATGCCGCGACCTCGATGAGCCGCCCGCGCCGGGCCTCCAGAGCCACGGCGGCGCGCAGCAGGGCGGCCGACCGCTCCGCCGCCGGGCGCCTTCCCCACTCGGCGCCGGCGGCGCGCACGCGCCCGATGACCTCGTCGAGCGCTGCGGCGTCGTCGATGCGGGCGGCGGCGAGCGTCGCCGCGCCGGAGGTCGAATCCGGGATGCGGGCGATGACCTCCCTCGCCCATTCGCGGTTCGCGGGAAGCGCCGGATCGCTGTCCGGTGCGTTGGCGAAGCCCGGTGCGCCGCCGGCATCCGCGACGAACTCGCGCACCGAGTACACGGCGGTCTCGAAGAACGGGTCGGCGTCGTCCGAGCCGCGCGCGATGCCGAGGACCGCCCTCGTCAGCGCCTCTTCCGGTTGCGGTGCGGGCGGAAGCGGCCGTGCGGACTCGTGCACCGGCGCGCGACGGTCCTGCGTCCTCCGCGGACCGGTACGCAGGGTGGCGTCGGTCGAACGGTCGAGCGCCGCGAGGAACCGGTGCTTCTCACGATCGAACAGCGCGTCGTCGTCGGCCAGGTGGAACGCGGCGGAGAGGAAGTTCTCGGGCGCCGCGTTCTCCTCCAGCCGCCGCACCAGGTAGCTGATGGCGACGTCGAACTCCGCCGGCGCCACGACCGGCACGTACAGCAGCACCTGACCGACCTCGCGCGACACCGCCTGCACCTGGCCCTGGGCCATGCCGAGCAGCATCTCGAACTCGACGCTGTCGCGCACCCCGCGCTCCCCGGCCAGCAGCCACGCGTACGCGATGCCGAAGAGGTTGTGCCCCGCCACGCCGATCCGCACCGCCTCGGCGTTCTCCGGCCGCAGCGCCCACTCGAGGCAGCGCAGGTAGTTGGCGTCGGTGTCGAGCTTCGTGTCGTACGTCGCGGCCGTCCAGCCGTGCATCGTCGCGTCGACGCGCTCCATGGCGAGGTTGGCGCCCTTGACGAGGCGGATCTTGATGGGCGCGCCTCCGTGCGCGACCCGCTCCCGGGACCACGCCGTGAGCTCCTGCAGCGCGGGGAGCGCGTCGGGCAGGTAGGCCTGCAGCACGATGCCGGCGGAGAACCCCTGCAGCCGCGGGTCCTCGAGCAGCCGCGTGAACACGGCGATCGTGAGGTCGAGGTCGCGGTACTCCTCCATGTCGAGGTTGATGAACGTGCCGTCGGACGCGGCCGTGAGGTACAGGGGCCGCAGCCGCTCCACGACGCGATCGACGACCCGGTCG
This Microbacterium sp. XT11 DNA region includes the following protein-coding sequences:
- a CDS encoding MFS transporter, translated to MFRSFANVNYRIWFAGALVSNVGGWMQATAQDWVVLTELTDNDATAMGVTMALQFGPPLVLVSLTGWVADRFDRRRILMTTQTALLLLAVAVGVLLLSGVMTLPMMLGFAAAFGTVNAFDAPARQAFVSDMVSTGDTSNAVALNSASFNLARMIGPAVGGLLIVAIGSGWVFIANAATFLAMLVALTLMRQNQLAPRLKNRSRGGLAAGFRYVWARSDLRVVFVTVFLIGAFGMNFPIFASTMAIEFGAGADGYGVLSSILAIGSLAGALLAARRDRARVRIVILAAGGFGIVAFVAAAMPTYALYAVSLMFTGFTIVTLLTTANGYVQTTTDAALRGRVLALYMAVIMGSTPVGAPIAGWVADAAGPRVAIMLGGAAGLLACGIGIAWVLTSGRLHRDEKRRFLMTLDETRPVSIIDEVDPVEFSDEAAATTPIRTAKKR
- the rocD gene encoding ornithine--oxo-acid transaminase — translated: MTAVETAAEPHVARNYNPLPVMIARGEGAWVTDVEGKRYLDLLAAYSAVNFGHRHPAIVAALTEQLGRVTLPSRAFMSDRLEPFAAALAALAGKDMVLPMNTGAEAVETGIKVARAWGYRVKGVADGKARIIVAAGNFHGRTTTIVSFSDDEQARDDFGPYTPGFDVVPYGDADAVAAAITDDTVAVLIEPIQGEGGVIIPPDGYLRRIREICDERRVLFIADEIQSGLGRVGETFACDREGVVPDLYLLGKALGGGILPVSAVVGDADVLGVIRPGEHGSTFGGNPLAAAVGLRVVEMLESGEFQERARALGEHLAQALQPLVGHGVTAVRIAGLWAGVDLDPARGTGREIAERLLDRGVLVKDTHGQTIRIAPPIVVRATELDWAVEQLRVVLEAS
- a CDS encoding proline dehydrogenase family protein — encoded protein: MPEPSPSAAPLAERAVELARRWATEAAAAEVDPAAERLAGVLRDANGLPFTLGFVDGVMRPESLSAAASQLHRIAPIVPDFLPWYLRSAVRLGGGVAPLLPAPVVPLARRALREMVSHLVVDARPAKLGPAIERIRASGARLNLNLLGEAVLGDAEAQRRLDGIHDLIRRPDVDYVSVKVSAILGRISMWGFDRVVDRVVERLRPLYLTAASDGTFINLDMEEYRDLDLTIAVFTRLLEDPRLQGFSAGIVLQAYLPDALPALQELTAWSRERVAHGGAPIKIRLVKGANLAMERVDATMHGWTAATYDTKLDTDANYLRCLEWALRPENAEAVRIGVAGHNLFGIAYAWLLAGERGVRDSVEFEMLLGMAQGQVQAVSREVGQVLLYVPVVAPAEFDVAISYLVRRLEENAAPENFLSAAFHLADDDALFDREKHRFLAALDRSTDATLRTGPRRTQDRRAPVHESARPLPPAPQPEEALTRAVLGIARGSDDADPFFETAVYSVREFVADAGGAPGFANAPDSDPALPANREWAREVIARIPDSTSGAATLAAARIDDAAALDEVIGRVRAAGAEWGRRPAAERSAALLRAAVALEARRGRLIEVAASETGKVFAEADTEVSEAVDFARYYAATARELDAIAGAAFVPSRVTVVSPPWNFPLAIPAGGVLAALAAGSGVMFSPAPQARRCAAVIAEALWDAGIPRDALALVDLDEDALGRELITHASVDRVILTGSWDTAALFRSWRPDLPLLAETSGKNALVITPSADLDLAVSDLVRSAFGHAGQKCSAASLAILVGPVGRSQRFARQLADATRSLHVAWPSDPLADVGPVIEQPRGKLAWALTELEGDEQWLVEPRPVEGDESGRLWSPGIRVGVRPGSRFHLEEFFGPVLGIMHAPTLEKAIELQNAVAYGLTAGLHTQDPDDLALWLDRVQAGNLYVNRGTTGAIVQRQPFGGWKRSSVGPGAKAGGPNYLVGLGSWRSQHSGAVSSTLHLRGLDPRITTLIEAAQPSLDFESFEWLRRSALSDALAWDREFGKVRDVSRLEVERNLFRYRPVPVEIRATGDAAWQELLRVVIAAVRAGAGFTLSTPVGLPPAVRHALGEVGAVVFMESDEEWIARMRASRAHASPESESESDAVLDAVAPRADRVRLVGSRASIAALHAALAAAVGGDPDLAVYDGEVTSAGRLELLPFLHEQSISITAHRFGNLDAWSAAVI
- a CDS encoding NAD(P)-dependent alcohol dehydrogenase produces the protein MTESMKAWRRETYGPASGITLDRAPVPQPRSGEVLLRMRATSLNAGDVRLLRGDPLLVRAAFGLTRPRQPIRGMDAVGTVVATGPQVIGVEIGDEVVGELVGGGGLAPYAVVPASRLVPLPPGVDVAAAATLPIAAGTAWQALDAAGVGIGGHGLRVLVVGASGGVGTFAVQLAALRGAEVWASCAERNRALVSRLGAVRTFDHRREPLAVIPAGRFDAVVDIARGIDLRDLRRLVSDDGTIVLVAGGGGPVLGPVPRMLRAVALSLGRGPRIRPLAASPRPEVLTALLSLLAEGRIAPVIAGVYPFERGAEALARMEAGHVAGKLVVRVG
- a CDS encoding helix-turn-helix transcriptional regulator, whose product is MVKPTLVSNSIRAHREAAGLTQAELARTVGVTRQTLIAIEQQRYSPTLELAFQIARAFGLGIDDLFQYPEAAHD
- the ddaH gene encoding dimethylargininase, whose protein sequence is MSTPEAAVTAAPSRTAHHRHYLMCRPEYFTVNYSINPWMEPANPTDTAKAVAQWQKLYDLYVELGHDVELIDPLPGYPDMVYTANGGFVIDGRAYVPKFRFVERQGEAPAFADWFRAAGYDTIEPQEVNEGEGDFLLAGDVILAGTGFRSTGDSHREVGEVFGREVVTLNLVDPRFYHLDTAIAVLDPVVPEGEHPTIAYLPGAFDDASREILEERFPDAILVSDEDGAVFGLNSSSDGYNVIISPRAKGFEKQLRDRGYNPITVDLSELLLGGGGIKCCTLELRDAE